The Aphis gossypii isolate Hap1 chromosome 3, ASM2018417v2, whole genome shotgun sequence genome includes a region encoding these proteins:
- the LOC114128333 gene encoding ATP-dependent RNA helicase WM6: MADADDLLDYEEDEQNETVESDDKKQVAKKEVKGNYVSIHSSGFRDFLLKPEILRAIVDCGFEHPSEVQHECIPQAMLGMDILCQAKSGMGKTAVFVLSTLQQLEVYESEVYALVLCHTRELAFQISKEFERFTKYLPAVKVSVFFGGVPITKDEDTLKNNKPHVVVGTPGRILELIRKKKLVLNNLKHFILDECDKMLEILHMRSDVQEIFKNTPFNKQVMMFSATLSKDIRPVCKKFMQQPLEVYVDDDAKLSLHGLQQYYVKLTEKEKNKKLFDLLDELEFNQVIIFVKSVQRCVVLTELLNEQNFPSVAMHGGMSQQDRLKFYQEFKDFQKRILVATNLFGRGMDIERVNIVINYDMPEDTDTYLHRVARAGRFGTKGLAITFICEETDAKVLNSVQDRFDVTIGRMPNEIELSSYVERK; this comes from the exons ATGGCGGATGCTGATGATCTTTTGGATTACGAAGAAGACGAACAGAACGAGACCGTTGAGAGCGATGACAAGAAACAAGTCGCCAAAAAAGAAGTAAAGGGTAACTATGTGTCCATACACAGTTCGGGTTTCCGTGATTTTCTCTTAAAACCAGAAATTCTAAGAGCAATTGTCGACTGTGGTTTCGAACATCCGTCCGAAGTGCAGCACGAGTGTATACCACAGGCCATGTTGGGTATGGATATTCTATGCCAAGCCAAATCTGGTATGGGTAAAACAGCCGTGTTTGTCTTATCCACTCTTCAGCAATTAGAAGTATACGAGAGTGAGGTATACGCTTTGGTTTTATGCCATACCAGAGAATTGGCTTTCCAGATAAGTAAAGAATTTGAGCGCTTCACCAAATACTTGCCGGCAGTCAAGGTCAGTGTTTTCTTTGGTGGTGTGCCCATTACAAAAGATGAAGATACACTTAAGAATAACAAGCCTCATGTAGTGGTTGGCACCCCGGGTCGCATATTAGAACTAATCAGAAAAAAGAAATTGGTTCTCAATAATTTGAAGCATTTTATTTTGGATGAGTGTGATAAAATGTTAGAAATCTTACACATGCGAAGTGATGTCcaagaaatatttaagaatacaCCATTCAACAAACAAGTTATGATGTTCAGTGCCACACTTAGCAAAGATATACGACCTGTCTGTAAAAAGTTTATGCAGCAACCATTGGAAGTATATGTTGACGACGATGCCAAACTATCATTACACGGCCTCCAGCAGTACTATGTTAAACTCActgaaaaggaaaaaaataagaaattgttTGATCTTCTAGatgaattagaatttaatcAG gttatcatttttgttaaatctGTCCAACGTTGTGTAGTTTTAACAGAGCTgttaaatgaacaaaatttCCCATCTGTTGCCATGCATGGTGGTATGTCCCAACAAGATCGGTTAAAGTTTTACCAAGAATTcaaagattttcaaaaacgaatattagTGGCTACCAATTTGTTTGGTCGAGGAATGGATATTGAACGAGTgaacattgttattaattatgatatgcCTGAAGATACAGACACTTATTTACATAGAGTAGCAAGAGCTGGACGTTTTGGTACCAAAGGATTAGCAATTACATTCATTTGTGAAGAAACTGATGCAAAAGTTTTGAATAGTGTTCAAGATAGATTTGATGTCACCATTGGTCGAATGCCTAATGAAATAGAGCTCAGTTCTTATgttgaaagaaaataa
- the LOC114128367 gene encoding conserved oligomeric Golgi complex subunit 1, translated as MDTKFPTKNANEFANDLFETCNLTEIESLQSSLKKDVEKKADQLKSLVSEKYRDLIDAADTISSMAIIVSDITNVTENILKTNLTNPSSTLDSEDNLLDTFAAQSKLLIDLTEQIWDCLNSRNYLTATQLFQLALCVKTSLDENVIKGLKKVKPFLDRVWSTISHFQTTISDKTRLELSGHISPEKAACCFISLSILERLDAHSLVKEFIILRSNMLQHSLMEGNSVELNIENSCNLIINTIYNLYLCFTNYDLYNSGMIYLQIKNILSNGPSILSLVDLDYSLKFGLIYLPNSIKEFKINCTLSSNELSKDYITNIVTNWLEWAKPFVCTKVTEILQSVQSFSTLRHLNQLSTEYPQHWTAISEQISFESDLWSELYCPLFAQRTKELLTSHWEDVFPVIMSDINNALAQPEEPYLQDSLFSDTDECFETRSIGCSDRTAELCACIEKRISLLADMLSELYSKDEDPWSLRQHQGNCCKNFIIRLGKSMVHLVEQDTLTEPGILLIARFLWFVPILCTTLKQCLVSLYQQFNFWTLSKEEMQNSSIVVWNKWIEVVTKKMFDGLKGNIFPITLGEQLSTIPKWDILDIEVEKESGELVVSKLQVPNQPTFPLQNFIHDMIRCLALTLPPKFVQEKTIALCIEWILIEYRNNSALETSLKSRYQIQKLFDLKYINQLFIGIENQSLSAICSEQISAVENQIDPINLDVLDEYIVKNVKRAVATTKCIFGTMYPSQFSQSESSDEANNLMFSTYRFKLFLITDS; from the exons atggacaCAAAATTTCCTACGAAAAATGCCAACGAATTCGCCAACGATTTATTTGAGACATGTAACTTGACTGAAATTGAATCTCTACAAAgttctttaaaaaaagatgTAGAGAAAAAGGCAGACCAACTAAAATCATTAGTGAG cgAAAAATATCGAGATCTTATTGATGCAGCTGACACAATTAGTTCTATGGCGATAATAGTTAGTGACATAACAAATgttactgaaaatattttaaaaacaaacctaACTAATCCTAGTTCCACATTAGATAG TGAAGATAATTTACTTGATACATTTGCTGCTCAGtcaaaacttttaattgatttaactgAACAAATATGGGACTGTTTGAACtctagaaattatttaactgcTACTCAATTGTTTCAGTTGGCTTTATGTGTTAAAAcaa gtttggatgaaaatgtaattaaaggtCTTAAAAAAGTCAAACCATTTTTGGATAGGGTTTGGTCTACGATATCTCACTTTCAAACCACAATATCAGATAAAACAAGATTAGAATTATCTGGTCACATTTCACCAgaa aaaGCAGCATGTTGTTTTATAAGCTTATCAATATTAGAAAGATTAGATGCTCATTCTTTAgttaaagaatttattatattacgttcaAACATGTTGCAACATTCATTGATGGAAGGAAATTCAGTTGaactaaatattgaaaacagttgtaatttaataataaatactatttacaatttatatttatgttttacaa actATGATCTTTACAACAGTGGaatgatatatttacaaattaaaaacattttaagtaatggaccaagtatattatcattagtaGATTTggattattcattaaaatttggacttatatatttaccaaATTCCATTAAAGAATTCAA aattaattgtacattatCATCTAATGAATTATCAAAAGACTACATAACTAATATTGTTACTAATTGGTTAGAATGGGCAAAACCATTTGTTTGTACCAAAGTCACCGAAATTCTACAAAGTGTTCAATCTTTTTCAACTCTTCGTCACTTAAACCAATTGTCAACT gaATATCCTCAACACTGGACCGCTATATCTGAACAAATTTCATTTGAATCTGATTTGTGGTCTGAATTATACTGTCCTCTGTTTGCTCAAAGAACTAAAGAGTTGTTGACCAGTCATTGGGAAGATGTTTTTCCTGTAATTATGTCAGATATCAACAATGCATTAGCACa acCAGAAGAGCCTTACCTGCaagatagtttattttctgatACAGATGAATGTTTTGAAACTCGTTCAATAGGTTGTTCAGACAGAACAGCTGAATTGTGTGCATGTATTGAAAAAAGGATATCATTATTGGCAGATATGTTAAGTGAATTGTACTCCAAAGATGAAGATCCATGGTCCTTAAGGCAACATCAAGGAAATTGTtgcaaaaattttataattag GTTGGGAAAAAGTATGGTACATTTAGTTGAACAAGACACACTAACTGAACCTGGCATATTGTTAATAGCTAGATTTTTATGGTTCGTgccaatattatgtacaacattAAAACAGTGTTTAGTATCCTTATACCAACAG tttaatttttggaCATTATCAAAAGAAGAAATGCAAAATTCTTCCATAGTTGTCTGGAATAAATGGATTGAAgtagtaactaaaaaaatgtttgatggtttaaaaggaaatatttttccaataacACTTGGAGAACAACTATCTACCATcccg aagtgGGACATTTTGGATATAGAGGTGGAGAAAGAAAGTGGAGAACTAGTTGTGTCTAAACTACAAGTTCCAAACCAACCCACATTTCCATTGCAAAACTTCATTCACGATATGATCAGATGTCTAGCTTTGACATTACCtccaaa atttgttCAGGAGAAAACCATTGCTCTGTGTATTGAATGGATATTGATTGAATATCGTAATAATAGTGCACTCGAAACATCATTGAAATCTAGATATCAGATTCAAAAGTTATTTGATCTTAAGTATATCAATCAACTTTTTATTGGCATTGAGAACCAA AGTTTATCAGCTATCTGTTCCGAGCAAATATCAGcagttgaaaatcaaattgatCCAATTAATCTAGATGTTTTGGACGAAtacattgttaaaaatgttaaacgtGCTGTGGCTACAACTAaa TGTATTTTTGGTACTATGTATCCTAGTCAGTTTTCACAGTCAGAATCTTCAGATGAAGCAAATAACTTGATGTTTAGCACAtacagatttaaattatttttaatcacagattcataa
- the LOC114128342 gene encoding moesin/ezrin/radixin homolog 1 isoform X1, with translation MVSGKTMNVRVTTMDAELEFAIQQTTTGKQLFDQVVKTIGLREVWFFGLQYTDNKGDMTWIKLYKKVMSQDVKKENPLQFKFRAKFYPEDVAEELIQDITLRLFYLQVKNAILSDEIYCPSETSVLLASYAVQARHGDYNKLTHTPGFLTNDRLLPQRVMDQHKMTREEWESSITTWWHEHRGMMREDAMMEYLKIAQDLEMYGVNYFDILNKKGTELFLGVDALGLNIYEKDDKLTPKIGFPWSEIRNISFNDRKFIIKPIDKKAPDFVFFAPRVRINKRILALCMGNHELYMRRRKPDTIDVQQMKAQAREEKLAKQQQREKLQLEIAAREKAEKKHQEYEERLKVMQAEISKREQDLLSAQDMIRRLEDQLNKLQLAKEELEQRQNELQKMMERLEESKNMEAAERAKLEEEIKAKQEEVMRIQSEVETKDEETRRLQEEVEEARRKQEEAAAAALAAAATPKHHHVTENENEDNDEMVNGHETQDLDTDMDIVDPVEERRTLAERNERLQDQLKMLKQDLAQSRDDTKETAMDKIHRENVRQGRDKYKTLREIRKGNTKRRVDQFENM, from the exons ATGGTGTCCGGAAAAACT ATGAACGTGAGAGTGACCACAATGGACGCCGAGCTGGAATTTGCTATCCAGCAAACTACCACCGGCAAACAGCTATTCGACCAGGTAGTAAAAACCATTGGATTGAGGGAGGTATGGTTTTTCGGCCTGCAGTACACTGACAACAAAGGCGATATGACTTGGATCAAACTGTATAAAAAG GTCATGAGCCAAGATGTTAAGAAAGAAAATCCACTTCAATTCAAGTTCCGAGCCAAATTTTATCCAGAAGATGTCGCAGAAGAACTTATACAAGATATTACTTTGagattattttacttacag gtgaaAAATGCTATTTTATCCGATGAAATTTACTGTCCATCAGAAACATCTGTATTACTCGCTTCATATGCTGTTCAAGCAAGGCATGGTGATTACAACAAACTCACTCATACACCTGGTTTTCTTACCAATGATCGTTTATTACCACAAcg tgttaTGGATCAACATAAAATGACACGTGAAGAATGGGAGTCTAGCATTACTACATGGTGGCATGAACATAGAGGCATGATGCGAGAAGATGCCATGAtggaatatttgaaaattgccCAAGATCTTGAAATGTATGGAGTTAACTACTTTGACATTCTCAACAAAAAAGGAACTGAATTATTTTTGGGTGTTGATGCCCTAGgtctaaatatatatgaaaaggATGATAA ATTAACTCCAAAGATTGGCTTTCCTTGGTCAGAAATCCGTAATATTTCATTCAACGATagaaagtttattataaaacctatTGATAAGAAAGCTCCTGACTTTGTATTCTTTGCACCACGTGTTCGTATTAACAAACGTATTTTAGCTCTTTGCATGGGAAATCATGAATTATACATGAGGAGACGTAAGCCTGATACTATTGATGTGCAACAAATGAAAGCCCAAGCAAGGGAAGAAAAACTTGCCAAACAACAAcaaag agAGAAACTTCAACTAGAAATAGCTGCTAGAGAAAAAGCTGAAAAGAAACATCAAGAATATGAAGAACGTTTGAAAGTCATGCAAGCAGAAATTTCTAAACGTGAACAAGATTTGCTCAGTGCTcaa gataTGATTCGTCGTTTAGAAGACCAGTTGAATAAACTTCAACTAGCTAAAGAAGAACTTGAACAAAGACAAAATGAACTTCAAAAAATGATGGAACGCTTAGAAGAATCAAAGAACATGGAAGCAGCAGAAAGAGCCAAATTAGAAGAAGAGATCAAAGCTAAACAAGAAGAAGTTATGCGTATTCAATCTGAAGTTGAAACTAAAGATGAAGAAACAAGACGTTTACAA gaGGAAGTTGAAGAGGCGAGACGTAAACAAGAAGAGGCTGCAGCTGCAGCACTTGCTGCTGCTGCAACCCCCAAGCATCATCATGTAacagaaaatgaaaatgaggATAATGATGAAATGGTCAATGGTCATGAAACACAAGATTTAGATACTGACATGGATATTGTTGATCCAGTAGAGGAACGCCGTACCCTCGCTGAGCGTAACGAACGACTTCAAGATCAATTAAAG ATGTTGAAACAAGACTTAGCTCAATCACGAGATGATACCAAGGAGACTGCCATGGATAAAATTCACCGTGAAAATGTACGCCAGGGACGAGACAAATATAAAACTCTGCGTGAAATTAGAAAGGGCAATACAAAGCGCCGAGTTGATCAGTTTGAAAACATGTAA
- the LOC114128342 gene encoding moesin/ezrin/radixin homolog 1 isoform X2 encodes MPKSMNVRVTTMDAELEFAIQQTTTGKQLFDQVVKTIGLREVWFFGLQYTDNKGDMTWIKLYKKVMSQDVKKENPLQFKFRAKFYPEDVAEELIQDITLRLFYLQVKNAILSDEIYCPSETSVLLASYAVQARHGDYNKLTHTPGFLTNDRLLPQRVMDQHKMTREEWESSITTWWHEHRGMMREDAMMEYLKIAQDLEMYGVNYFDILNKKGTELFLGVDALGLNIYEKDDKLTPKIGFPWSEIRNISFNDRKFIIKPIDKKAPDFVFFAPRVRINKRILALCMGNHELYMRRRKPDTIDVQQMKAQAREEKLAKQQQREKLQLEIAAREKAEKKHQEYEERLKVMQAEISKREQDLLSAQDMIRRLEDQLNKLQLAKEELEQRQNELQKMMERLEESKNMEAAERAKLEEEIKAKQEEVMRIQSEVETKDEETRRLQEEVEEARRKQEEAAAAALAAAATPKHHHVTENENEDNDEMVNGHETQDLDTDMDIVDPVEERRTLAERNERLQDQLKMLKQDLAQSRDDTKETAMDKIHRENVRQGRDKYKTLREIRKGNTKRRVDQFENM; translated from the exons ATGAACGTGAGAGTGACCACAATGGACGCCGAGCTGGAATTTGCTATCCAGCAAACTACCACCGGCAAACAGCTATTCGACCAGGTAGTAAAAACCATTGGATTGAGGGAGGTATGGTTTTTCGGCCTGCAGTACACTGACAACAAAGGCGATATGACTTGGATCAAACTGTATAAAAAG GTCATGAGCCAAGATGTTAAGAAAGAAAATCCACTTCAATTCAAGTTCCGAGCCAAATTTTATCCAGAAGATGTCGCAGAAGAACTTATACAAGATATTACTTTGagattattttacttacag gtgaaAAATGCTATTTTATCCGATGAAATTTACTGTCCATCAGAAACATCTGTATTACTCGCTTCATATGCTGTTCAAGCAAGGCATGGTGATTACAACAAACTCACTCATACACCTGGTTTTCTTACCAATGATCGTTTATTACCACAAcg tgttaTGGATCAACATAAAATGACACGTGAAGAATGGGAGTCTAGCATTACTACATGGTGGCATGAACATAGAGGCATGATGCGAGAAGATGCCATGAtggaatatttgaaaattgccCAAGATCTTGAAATGTATGGAGTTAACTACTTTGACATTCTCAACAAAAAAGGAACTGAATTATTTTTGGGTGTTGATGCCCTAGgtctaaatatatatgaaaaggATGATAA ATTAACTCCAAAGATTGGCTTTCCTTGGTCAGAAATCCGTAATATTTCATTCAACGATagaaagtttattataaaacctatTGATAAGAAAGCTCCTGACTTTGTATTCTTTGCACCACGTGTTCGTATTAACAAACGTATTTTAGCTCTTTGCATGGGAAATCATGAATTATACATGAGGAGACGTAAGCCTGATACTATTGATGTGCAACAAATGAAAGCCCAAGCAAGGGAAGAAAAACTTGCCAAACAACAAcaaag agAGAAACTTCAACTAGAAATAGCTGCTAGAGAAAAAGCTGAAAAGAAACATCAAGAATATGAAGAACGTTTGAAAGTCATGCAAGCAGAAATTTCTAAACGTGAACAAGATTTGCTCAGTGCTcaa gataTGATTCGTCGTTTAGAAGACCAGTTGAATAAACTTCAACTAGCTAAAGAAGAACTTGAACAAAGACAAAATGAACTTCAAAAAATGATGGAACGCTTAGAAGAATCAAAGAACATGGAAGCAGCAGAAAGAGCCAAATTAGAAGAAGAGATCAAAGCTAAACAAGAAGAAGTTATGCGTATTCAATCTGAAGTTGAAACTAAAGATGAAGAAACAAGACGTTTACAA gaGGAAGTTGAAGAGGCGAGACGTAAACAAGAAGAGGCTGCAGCTGCAGCACTTGCTGCTGCTGCAACCCCCAAGCATCATCATGTAacagaaaatgaaaatgaggATAATGATGAAATGGTCAATGGTCATGAAACACAAGATTTAGATACTGACATGGATATTGTTGATCCAGTAGAGGAACGCCGTACCCTCGCTGAGCGTAACGAACGACTTCAAGATCAATTAAAG ATGTTGAAACAAGACTTAGCTCAATCACGAGATGATACCAAGGAGACTGCCATGGATAAAATTCACCGTGAAAATGTACGCCAGGGACGAGACAAATATAAAACTCTGCGTGAAATTAGAAAGGGCAATACAAAGCGCCGAGTTGATCAGTTTGAAAACATGTAA